The DNA sequence ttggtttgatcagtggtggtacttggtccaaaaagtttgagaaccacggaGCTAGAAAAACCTTACTTGTTAACcacatggaatggcctctctgtatcaagcaccactgagatgaaagagagagggactagcaagggagcagaaaacttaattgctgtattttagtaagcctcgccgctacaacaccGATCAGCAAAATGTGGAAAGGGTGTCAAAAACCTAGACAGATGCACTTGTTCCCTGAAGAAAAACCCGGAAGCTAGAAGCTCACCAACACTAACATACCAGATGGAGGTATCGACACCACCACTATGATATTCACAAGGAACACACTAAAACAGTACTAAGCCACAATGAGTAGAGATCAGTGCAAAGCCTTTATTCACACTCCATGCACAGCTTGGCATTCTGGATCCAAGGTCTAGAtctccacacagccaccagcaccAGAGCAGAGACCACAAGCACAGTGGAGGCAGCAACTACCAGCAGCCCATAGCTCAGGAACTGGGGTGCTGTGGAGAGAAGAGCTTTAGTGAGGGGtcagacacagggaacaggaTCAGACACTCAGCCTCCATCCCTCCTCCCTCACCTTCAGGATGGGAATCCAGCCGATCCAGAGCTGGAAGCTCAGACCCAACCAGGATCActtccccactggacaccagcgCAGTTTCTCTGGAGGAGTCCTGTGCCACTTGAGCAACAGCTCTTCCTGCaagaggacaggacaccagcatgAGGAAAGGATACACACAGCTGACTGGCGCACAACCGCCCTGTCCCCAGAGAACTCACTCCTCCTGCCACAGGTGGGCACACAGCGGTCAGTAGCGGTCGGCTGGCACACTGCTGCACTACAGTGGATGAACAcctggagagagcagagcaagggTCACTGCACAGCCCAGGACCAGCCACCACCTCCTTCCCCACAAGCTGCTCCCTACCTTCTCCTtcagaggaacctgagaggCAGGATCCACAAAAGTGAACATCTGAATCATGAAGCGCTGGTAGTGCGTTGGGTACGGCAGCCCTGAGGAGC is a window from the Lepisosteus oculatus isolate fLepOcu1 chromosome 3, fLepOcu1.hap2, whole genome shotgun sequence genome containing:
- the LOC138237763 gene encoding zona pellucida sperm-binding protein 4-like, which produces MTLFQCRLWCTRSPHPLRQCLQDLSVWRELYDSYYSDLDYPVTKVLRDPVYVEVHILNRADPNIVLTLGDCWATSTPSPLSQPSWSLLVAGCPYGGDNYQTTLIPVGGSSGLPYPTHYQRFMIQMFTFVDPASQVPLKEKVFIHCSAAVCQPTATDRCVPTCGRRRRAVAQVAQDSSRETALVSSGEVILVGSELPALDRLDSHPEAPQFLSYGLLVVAASTVLVVSALVLVAVWRSRPWIQNAKLCMECE